TAAAGCCCTTTGGAGAAGAATAAGAAAAAGGTTGAGCATTGAATAGGTTGACACTTCCTTGGCTTGCAGCTCTTGCGTGGGCCAGTAAAACTCCAAAACCTTTTAAGGACTCTAAAAGCTTTTCGACTCCTCCTTTATCTTCAAAAATGGGTTTTATCGTTTTGTAATGTTCGGCTTTGTCTTTGGACATCCAGAGGAATCCCCATCCATCTTTATGGAAGGGACTCTTGCCTAATGCTGCCTTGTAAAGGTCATTTTCAGAGGATTTTACCAGCGCATCTACAAGGTCTTTCATCACTTCTCCATTTCCAACCGCAAACAGCACCCTGCACATTTTATCCACCAAACTTTTTAGGCAATACTGCTTAAAAAGATTGGAGGAGTAGAAATGATGCTGAAGCTGTTAAAAGAGAGGGCAATGAAAGCGATTGAAGAGGAATTCAAACTAGTGGATTTTTCTTTCGCTTTGCCCTACACTTACGTTGTTATTGAAGGGAAAAAGGGAAAATCTATAGGGTTGGCCATGACTCTGCCAGAAGAGATTGGCGAATACAAAAATACCTTCACAAAGCCAAGCTTGGAGGAGTTTATAGAAAAGGCAGACAGCCTTAACATAATAGAAAGAACCCTTGGGCTTGCGGCGATCAACGCCGTTTCTCAGTACTACTTAGAGGTGGATGAAGAAAAAGATGCCATAGAGTTAATAGAAGAGGAAAAGGTTGCCGTCATAGGGAATATGCCTCCAATCGTAAAGGCGTTAAAAGATAAGAACAAAAAGGTGTTCGTGTTCGAGAGGAACCCCAAACTCTGGGACAGAGAGACCTTAAGCGATGCCCTTGAGTACGTTCTTCTTCCAGAGATGGAAGCTGTAATTGTTAGTGGCTCCGCGTTGTTAAACTGCACCATCGATATGATACTCGAGAGAAGTAAGAGGGCAAAGAAAATCATACTCACAGGGGCAACAGCCCAAGCATTGCCGGAGTTCTTCAGGGGGACCGGAGTGACTCATCTCGCTTCTGCAAAGGTTCTCGATATCGAGAAAGCCCTTATAAACCTAAAGCTCGGAAGTTTTAGGGGATTTGGAGAGCAGAGCAAGAAATACGTTATGGAAGTCTGACAGGTGTGAGAGATGCTTGAAATCCAGAGGGCTGTGATAGATGTTCTCAAAAAGGTTCGAGAACACAGGTTGCTCTATGAAAGGAACGAAGAGGCGGTGAAGCAGCATCTTATAGGAGGGATATTCAAAGCCTTAGGATGGAACTGGGAGAACCCAAAAGAGGTAAGACCCGAAGAGAGAACGGAAGAAGGAAAGGCCGACTATGCCCTCGTCATCAATGACAAAGTGGTGGCCTATTTGGAGGCCAAAAATTTAAGCGTAAACGTTTTGAGAAGTGAAAAACCCCTAAGACAGCTCGCCAAATACTGCTTTTCTCATGGAGTTAAATACGGTATCTTAACAAACGGCATACAATGGAAAGTAGTGAAGTCCTTCGAAGAAAACTCCACTCTTGAGGATAGGGTTCTTATGAAAATAGACCTCTTTAACGAGCCTCTTGAGAAAAGCTCCTTGAAACTCAGCTTTCTATCAAAGGAAAGGATATCCTCGCTGGAAGAATACGCCAACTACCTAAAAGCTTTTTACTGGGGATTCGAAATGCTCAGGGCGAAAGGATACTCAAAAGATTCCCTCATTTCATACCTGCAGAGCACGATAAGGCCAAGCTTTTTCCTTCTGGAGCACCTGAGCGGTGATGAAATTCCGCAGGCCCTCTACGTATACGACAATGGATGGAAAGTTGTCCCCCTAATCGAGAAGAGCATGAAGGGTGTTCTGCTTTCCCTGTTGTTATATTTAGCGGAGAAAGCGGAGAAAAAAGAAAAAACCGAATTGCTTAAAGCTTATGAGCACTTGAGAGGAGTTCCTTTGGATAGGGAGAAAATAATGTTTCTCCTTAAAGGCCTGGAAAAAGAGAAGGGCATTAAGGTGGGAATTGAAATCTAAGGATCTTCAAAGAGCCACAATACAGCGTTGGGGAATCTCCTTGACCAGTGGTATTCGTTGTGTGTGGCACCTTTTTCTTCAATCACCATTAAGTTAACTCCCCCCCTGTATCCTTTTTCCTTGAGAATTTCGACGAGCTTTTTGTTTGTCTCTATGTAGGCTTTGGGGTCTTTTCCCTCCAATGTACCCCAGTCGATGTAGATCTTCTCTGGCCCGGCCGTGGAGTTTTTAACAAACTCGTAAATCTCGGGGTTAAACCAGAAGGCAGAGCTCATAGCGCCAACGTACTTAAAAACCTCCGGATACTTAAAGCCGGCATATATTGAGATGAGTCCTCCTAAGGAAGACCCCATTATTCCGGTTTCGTTTGGCAAAGTTCTGTATTCAGAGTCTATGTAAGGCTTCAATGTTTCGACAATAAAGCGTACATAAGCATCGCCTTCTCCACCTTTCCCGTACTCAGAGTTCACCCAAGGAGAGTATTCGTCAATTCTTCTGTCTCCACCATTGTCTATTCCAACAACAATTATCGCAAACCCCTTCTCTTTAAAGAGCCTCTCCAGAGTCTCATCTACCTGCCATTCCCCAGCAAAGGAAGTTGCTTGGTCAAAGAGGTTTTGCCCATCGTGCATATACAAAACCGGATATCTTCTATTGCTCTGATTGTAGTCCGGCGGGAGGTAAATCCATATCCTTCTTTCTCTGTTGTCGAGCTGGGGAATTTTCATTTTGAAGGTTATGACGTTCCCCACTATTGTATGAGTCCCAACACCGGCCTCTTCCACATAGTCCCGCCAGTGGTAGACTTTAAATTCGTATGTACCTTCTTTTTCGATCACGAGAATTCTGTTGGGAATCTCTTCTCCGTTTTTACCTTTTTCTACTGTTTCCCAAGAGCCCCTTGTGAACTTGAACTCAATTTTTCTTCCCCTCTGAAAGCTTAAGGTAATCTCCCACTTTCCATCCGCCCTTTTCTTGAGCTTATAATCTTCATCTCCCGGATTCCAACCATTGAAATCCCCGG
The Thermococcus sp. 2319x1 DNA segment above includes these coding regions:
- a CDS encoding Rossmann-like domain-containing protein, coding for MMLKLLKERAMKAIEEEFKLVDFSFALPYTYVVIEGKKGKSIGLAMTLPEEIGEYKNTFTKPSLEEFIEKADSLNIIERTLGLAAINAVSQYYLEVDEEKDAIELIEEEKVAVIGNMPPIVKALKDKNKKVFVFERNPKLWDRETLSDALEYVLLPEMEAVIVSGSALLNCTIDMILERSKRAKKIILTGATAQALPEFFRGTGVTHLASAKVLDIEKALINLKLGSFRGFGEQSKKYVMEV
- a CDS encoding type I restriction endonuclease, producing the protein MLEIQRAVIDVLKKVREHRLLYERNEEAVKQHLIGGIFKALGWNWENPKEVRPEERTEEGKADYALVINDKVVAYLEAKNLSVNVLRSEKPLRQLAKYCFSHGVKYGILTNGIQWKVVKSFEENSTLEDRVLMKIDLFNEPLEKSSLKLSFLSKERISSLEEYANYLKAFYWGFEMLRAKGYSKDSLISYLQSTIRPSFFLLEHLSGDEIPQALYVYDNGWKVVPLIEKSMKGVLLSLLLYLAEKAEKKEKTELLKAYEHLRGVPLDREKIMFLLKGLEKEKGIKVGIEI
- a CDS encoding alpha/beta hydrolase-fold protein; this translates as MRRIALIIMGLVFFAGCIEKGQELPTAETPFYTETSTSTIAQTSPTPENSKISVTFVVEVPEYTPEGDSIYIAGDFNGWNPGDEDYKLKKRADGKWEITLSFQRGRKIEFKFTRGSWETVEKGKNGEEIPNRILVIEKEGTYEFKVYHWRDYVEEAGVGTHTIVGNVITFKMKIPQLDNRERRIWIYLPPDYNQSNRRYPVLYMHDGQNLFDQATSFAGEWQVDETLERLFKEKGFAIIVVGIDNGGDRRIDEYSPWVNSEYGKGGEGDAYVRFIVETLKPYIDSEYRTLPNETGIMGSSLGGLISIYAGFKYPEVFKYVGAMSSAFWFNPEIYEFVKNSTAGPEKIYIDWGTLEGKDPKAYIETNKKLVEILKEKGYRGGVNLMVIEEKGATHNEYHWSRRFPNAVLWLFEDP